ATTTCTGCTGGTGTTACGTAATTTATACGTAAGTTTATTGGTCTGCAAATGTTCATTTATACTTTACGTAAAAGAAAAGCCCCGCATTGCTGCGAGGCTTTTAGGTCTTAACAAGCGTGGGTTAGGACGTTTAAGCGGCGGTTGTCTGTGGGTTGTCTGCCAGCAGCGCGTCATACCGCCGCAACAGGAGCAGCACATTGGTTTCCGTCCAGTTGGTGCCGCCCCTCGGCAGCGACACGCCTAGCTCAACAAAATGGGTGGCGATCTGCTGCAATGTATGGCCACGGGTGCGCAGCGCATAAGCCTTCGGCCCCAACCGGCTGGCGTAGGCGTTGGCAGCGGCTGTACGGGCTTCTGCCGCCACCGCAGCGGCCCGGCTAGCGGCGTTTGGCCCCCGGCTTGCCTGTGCAAAGCCCAGCACCTTGCCGCGTGCCTTGGCGGCCTGTAACGCGGCTTTGGTGCGCTGCGAAATTGCCTTGGCCTCGTGTTCTGCCACGGCTGCCATGATGTGAAACATAAAGCGGTCGGCGCTGGGCATGTCTGCCGCCGTAACCTCCACCCCAGCTTCAAGCAGGTTGGCGATGAAGGCCACGTTGCGCGATAGCCGGTCGAGCTTCGCAATTAGCAGGGTCGCCCCCTTTGCCTTGGCCAACGTGAGGGCGGCGGCCAGTTGCGGGCGGGCGGCGACTTTGCCCGACTCCACTTCAACGAAGCGCCCGACCTCGGTTGCGCCCCGGCTGGCTATGAAAGCTTTCACGGCGGCTTCCTGCGCCTCCAAGCCTAAACCTGACTGACCTTGGCGGGCGGTCGATACGCGATAGTACGTTACATAGTTGGTCATGATGCTGTGTTCTCCTTAAGCGTGCTTACCACCATTGGTTCACGTTTAAGTTGTGCCTAGCATCTTAAAACAGCTATCGCTAGAGGTAGACCACGCCGCCTTCTTCTTTTAACAGCCCCAACGCCGTGGCCGCTTTGGCAAGCGGCGTCACCAGCGCCACCAGATGCGCGTCATAACCCGTTGGCACGATAAGCTTGATATCCTTCTGGTAGTATGCAGGGACTGCCGCGAAACCTGCCTTGCGCAAGTCTGCGATGGTGCCCGCATCCTCCGTCTTTACCGCCACCGTGTGCGCCCGGCATCGGTCCTTCAGCGCGGCAAGGAAGTCGGGGAAGCTGTGCCAGTCGGGATCAAGGTAAACCGCTTCGCGCAAGTAGACATATCCCGCTTCCTCGTCTGCGTGCGGCTTAACATCGACTCGAACGGCGAGGTGAGGGGCGCTAGCAGTGTCGCATCCCCGGCTGTGCCCCCGCTGCACTGCCCATATGCCGCGCTTGATGGTGGGGTCGAGCGTTCTTGCCAATACCTGCATGATGTTCATTGCCCCCAGCCTTCCACCTTGGACATATCAAGCGGCTCAGCCTGTGTTTGCGGCTTCGGCCCCGCAAGCGTCGGCGGGACTCCCTTCTCGTTGGCCAACGGTGAGGGGACGTGGTTTGCACCACTGTCCCCAGCCGGTGATATGGTTTGCTCGGGGGCCTGTATGTCTGGCGGCAGGAAGGTGCCCTTTGCGATGGGGGCAATGGTGAAGGCCACGGGCGGGGCACCATCCAAGCCACCAACCTCTGTCCGTTCTGCCAGCTTAAGGTCACGCGCCACGATGAGAGCATTGTAAATGCCTGCGATGGCCCCGGTCAGTTTCTCGTCCGCAATTATGGCGTCGATCATTTCAACGGCATCTTTAAGGTCCGGTCGCTTCTTCCAGTCATACCAGCGCTGTGGATGGAAGCCCGCGTGTTTGGCAAAGGCAAGGAGCGAATATGGTTTGCGCTGCACGTCAGGCAGTTTGACCGGCGAGCCTTTGTACTGCGTATGCTTTGACAGGTCGTAGGGGTTGGCGTCCTGATAGGCTTGGTAGGCGAAGAACGCGTCGTACAGTTCGTCCTCCGTGTGGAATATGCGGGCAAACCTTCCCTTGTTGCCAACGGAGGATTGATTGCCGGGGGCAAAGCGTCCATCCGGCTGGCGCTGC
This region of Agrobacterium tumefaciens genomic DNA includes:
- a CDS encoding recombinase family protein, whose protein sequence is MTNYVTYYRVSTARQGQSGLGLEAQEAAVKAFIASRGATEVGRFVEVESGKVAARPQLAAALTLAKAKGATLLIAKLDRLSRNVAFIANLLEAGVEVTAADMPSADRFMFHIMAAVAEHEAKAISQRTKAALQAAKARGKVLGFAQASRGPNAASRAAAVAAEARTAAANAYASRLGPKAYALRTRGHTLQQIATHFVELGVSLPRGGTNWTETNVLLLLRRYDALLADNPQTTAA
- a CDS encoding terminase small subunit, translating into MAKRARTPQLPPPPGETPPLPPQRQPDGRFAPGNQSSVGNKGRFARIFHTEDELYDAFFAYQAYQDANPYDLSKHTQYKGSPVKLPDVQRKPYSLLAFAKHAGFHPQRWYDWKKRPDLKDAVEMIDAIIADEKLTGAIAGIYNALIVARDLKLAERTEVGGLDGAPPVAFTIAPIAKGTFLPPDIQAPEQTISPAGDSGANHVPSPLANEKGVPPTLAGPKPQTQAEPLDMSKVEGWGQ